A window of Argopecten irradians isolate NY chromosome 1, Ai_NY, whole genome shotgun sequence contains these coding sequences:
- the LOC138325691 gene encoding malonyl-CoA decarboxylase, mitochondrial-like isoform X2: protein MLDKYRNSNFCDQDLFFENHLKYMPGITITVPQCRSMNGGTDIPTTVHDVESTSRFLESVFNSPDLSVLSSETKCQRFVKHYNDLNQEEKVIFLKVLAQQYSVNQDSVVDAAKGVTAAQGRGEAALLNSEERLRSVLVPRYQQLFQKIGRIEGGVKFLVNMRADILTKAPTIHCEKEFARLKVLQSSIRELLTFWFSVGFLKLQRITWESSCDMVQKISDYEAVHPIRNWADLKRRVGSYRRCFVFTHKSMPKEPVVVLHTALTDDISTSIHSIIRTPSLGNVRQEVDSPPPPNVETDHESHTEDPSKINAAVFYSITSTQKGLQSVDLGNYLIKKAVQELQMEFPNIRKFSSLSPIPGFKDWLIMEINKSLKAESLSESVDPPLLYQSEIEKLREIVEPENANMMTVLKGVLQTHNWVSNAHVCQVLQGPLMRLCARYLYTEKRRGYALNPVANFHLSNGAVLWRINWLGDMSMRGINQSCGMMVNYRYFLDSTEENSRKYLELREITASDDVKDWATLTL from the exons ATGCTTGATAAATATAGAAATTCAAACTTCTGTGATCAGGATCTATTTTTTGAAAAC CATTTGAAATATATGCCAGGAATAACCATTACAGTTCCTCAATGCCGAAGCATGAATGGTGGGACTGACATCCCAACCACTGTACATGATGTTGAAAGCACCTCCCGATTCTTAGAGTCTGTGTTCAATTCCCCTGATCTCAGCGTTTTATCATCAGAG ACTAAGTGCCAGAGGTTTGTGAAACACTATAATGACTTGAACCAAGAAGAGAAAGTGATCTTCCTTAAAGTGTTGGCACAACAGTACAGTGTTAACCAGGATAGTGTTGTTGATGCTGCTAAAGGAGTCACAGCGGCACAG GGAAGAGGGGAAGCAGCCTTACTGAACTCTGAAGAAAGGTTACGCAGTGTTCTAGTACCAAGATACCAACAGCTGTTTCAGAAAATTGGCAGGATCGAGGGTGGAGTCAAATTTCTAGTCAATATGAGGGCGGACATACTG acAAAAGCCCCAACAATCCATTGTGAGAAGGAGTTTGCCAGACTGAAGGTGTTACAGAGTTCTATAAGAGAATTGTTGACCTTCTGGTTCTCCGTGGGATTTCTCAAACTTCAACGAATTACCTGGGAGTCATCTTGTGATATGGTTCAGAAG ATTTCAGATTATGAAGCCGTCCACCCAATAAGGAACTGGGCAGATCTGAAGCGACGTGTGGGGTCATATCGCCGGTGTTTTGTTTTCACACACAAGAGTATGCCCAAGGAACCAGTTGTTGTTCTCCATACAGCTCTCACAGACGATATTTCTACATCAATACAT TCCATCATCCGTACGCCATCTCTAGGCAATGTCAGACAAGAAGTGGACAGTCCTCCACCACCCAATGTGGAGACTGATCATGAGTCTCACACAGAGGATCCTTCTAAAATAAATGCAGCTGTGTTCTATTCCATCACTTCAACACAAAAAG GTTTACAGAGTGTTGATCTTGGCAACTATTTAATCAAAAAGGCAGTTCAGGAACTTCAAATGGAGTTCCCAAACATTCGAAAGTTTTCCAGTCTGTCTCCAATACCTGGGTTCAAGGACTGGCTTATCATGGAGATTAATAAATCTCTGAAGGCTGAGA GTTTGTCTGAAAGTGTAGATCCCCCTTTGTTGTACCAGTCAGAAATCGAAAAGTTACGAGAGATCGTAGAACCAGAGAACGCCAACATGATGACTGTGTTAAAAGGAGTCTTACAAACACACAACTGGGTATCTAATGCACACGTATGTCAGGTGTTACAGGGACCATTGATGCGACTCTGTGCTCGGTATCTTTACACAGAAAAACGACGAGGTTATGCCCTTAATCCTGTAG CTAATTTCCACCTAAGTAATGGTGCCGTGTTATGGAGGATTAACTGGCTCGGTGACATGTCAATGAGAGGCATAAATCAGTCATGTGGTATGATGGTGAACTATCGTTATTTCTTAGATAGCACTGAAGAAAACAGTAGAAAATATCTAGAACTTAGAGAAATAACAGCATCTGATGATGTGAAAGATTGGGCCACTTTAACACTGTGA
- the LOC138325691 gene encoding malonyl-CoA decarboxylase, mitochondrial-like isoform X1, with amino-acid sequence MSKLLTFRVLVNMGSTVKRLHAIKTHLKYMPGITITVPQCRSMNGGTDIPTTVHDVESTSRFLESVFNSPDLSVLSSETKCQRFVKHYNDLNQEEKVIFLKVLAQQYSVNQDSVVDAAKGVTAAQGRGEAALLNSEERLRSVLVPRYQQLFQKIGRIEGGVKFLVNMRADILTKAPTIHCEKEFARLKVLQSSIRELLTFWFSVGFLKLQRITWESSCDMVQKISDYEAVHPIRNWADLKRRVGSYRRCFVFTHKSMPKEPVVVLHTALTDDISTSIHSIIRTPSLGNVRQEVDSPPPPNVETDHESHTEDPSKINAAVFYSITSTQKGLQSVDLGNYLIKKAVQELQMEFPNIRKFSSLSPIPGFKDWLIMEINKSLKAESLSESVDPPLLYQSEIEKLREIVEPENANMMTVLKGVLQTHNWVSNAHVCQVLQGPLMRLCARYLYTEKRRGYALNPVANFHLSNGAVLWRINWLGDMSMRGINQSCGMMVNYRYFLDSTEENSRKYLELREITASDDVKDWATLTL; translated from the exons ATGAGTAAATTGCTAACTTTCCGAGTATTAGTAAATATGGGGTCGACTGTTAAACGACTCCATGCCATTAAAACG CATTTGAAATATATGCCAGGAATAACCATTACAGTTCCTCAATGCCGAAGCATGAATGGTGGGACTGACATCCCAACCACTGTACATGATGTTGAAAGCACCTCCCGATTCTTAGAGTCTGTGTTCAATTCCCCTGATCTCAGCGTTTTATCATCAGAG ACTAAGTGCCAGAGGTTTGTGAAACACTATAATGACTTGAACCAAGAAGAGAAAGTGATCTTCCTTAAAGTGTTGGCACAACAGTACAGTGTTAACCAGGATAGTGTTGTTGATGCTGCTAAAGGAGTCACAGCGGCACAG GGAAGAGGGGAAGCAGCCTTACTGAACTCTGAAGAAAGGTTACGCAGTGTTCTAGTACCAAGATACCAACAGCTGTTTCAGAAAATTGGCAGGATCGAGGGTGGAGTCAAATTTCTAGTCAATATGAGGGCGGACATACTG acAAAAGCCCCAACAATCCATTGTGAGAAGGAGTTTGCCAGACTGAAGGTGTTACAGAGTTCTATAAGAGAATTGTTGACCTTCTGGTTCTCCGTGGGATTTCTCAAACTTCAACGAATTACCTGGGAGTCATCTTGTGATATGGTTCAGAAG ATTTCAGATTATGAAGCCGTCCACCCAATAAGGAACTGGGCAGATCTGAAGCGACGTGTGGGGTCATATCGCCGGTGTTTTGTTTTCACACACAAGAGTATGCCCAAGGAACCAGTTGTTGTTCTCCATACAGCTCTCACAGACGATATTTCTACATCAATACAT TCCATCATCCGTACGCCATCTCTAGGCAATGTCAGACAAGAAGTGGACAGTCCTCCACCACCCAATGTGGAGACTGATCATGAGTCTCACACAGAGGATCCTTCTAAAATAAATGCAGCTGTGTTCTATTCCATCACTTCAACACAAAAAG GTTTACAGAGTGTTGATCTTGGCAACTATTTAATCAAAAAGGCAGTTCAGGAACTTCAAATGGAGTTCCCAAACATTCGAAAGTTTTCCAGTCTGTCTCCAATACCTGGGTTCAAGGACTGGCTTATCATGGAGATTAATAAATCTCTGAAGGCTGAGA GTTTGTCTGAAAGTGTAGATCCCCCTTTGTTGTACCAGTCAGAAATCGAAAAGTTACGAGAGATCGTAGAACCAGAGAACGCCAACATGATGACTGTGTTAAAAGGAGTCTTACAAACACACAACTGGGTATCTAATGCACACGTATGTCAGGTGTTACAGGGACCATTGATGCGACTCTGTGCTCGGTATCTTTACACAGAAAAACGACGAGGTTATGCCCTTAATCCTGTAG CTAATTTCCACCTAAGTAATGGTGCCGTGTTATGGAGGATTAACTGGCTCGGTGACATGTCAATGAGAGGCATAAATCAGTCATGTGGTATGATGGTGAACTATCGTTATTTCTTAGATAGCACTGAAGAAAACAGTAGAAAATATCTAGAACTTAGAGAAATAACAGCATCTGATGATGTGAAAGATTGGGCCACTTTAACACTGTGA
- the LOC138325726 gene encoding uncharacterized protein has translation MFTLLEGLKFGATSAMGIFAGGAAYINLVEHPSRRDLPVAALRQQWANSFDRGKLCLPSMGLIGAGCATAVYFLDESENRYYWLSGPGLFITGGLFSAVAMLPDINILLDKEVVEKKGETWVRDAIDRWNSRHMFRTFLDCVAFFTFLYLSIKT, from the exons ATGTTCACCTTGCTCGAGGGTTTAAAGTTTGGAGCCACCTCCGCCATGGGGATATTTGCTGGAGGGGCAGCTTACATAAACTTGGTGGAGCATCCTAGTCGCCGGGACCTTCCTGTAGCGGCACTGAGGCAACAATGGGCCAACAGCTTCGACCGTGGCAAACTGTGCCTG CCGTCAATGGGCCTGATAGGTGCCGGATGTGCCACTGCCGTGTATTTCCTGGACGAGTCCGAGAACAGGTACTACTGGCTGTCAGGACCTGGCCTGTTCATAACTGGGGGACTCTTCTCAGCCGTGGCAATGCTCCCGGATATCAACATCCTCCTGGACAAAGAGGTGGTGGAAAAGAAAG GTGAGACTTGGGTCCGTGATGCCATAGACAGATGGAACAGCCGTCACATGTTTAGGACTTTCCTTGATTGTGTTGCATTTTTCACGTTTCTGTACCTTTCAATCAAAACCTAA
- the LOC138325684 gene encoding uncharacterized protein, with protein MFTLIEGLKYGAAAAMGLFSGGALYINAVEHHSRRSLPVEAQRQEWANSFNSAKVFLPSIGTIGAGCSTALFFLDESEFKYYWLVGPVQFILGGVYTVLVMLPEINVLLDKGVVEKKGERWVRGAIDRWNYRHMFRTFLDGATYFLFLYLAMKS; from the exons ATGTTCACTCTAATTGAAGGTCTGAAGTATGGGGCAGCAGCGGCAATGGGACTGTTTTCGGGTGGAGCCTTGTACATCAATGCAGTGGAGCATCACAGTCGCAGATCACTTCCAGTGGAGGCCCAGAGGCAGGAGTGGGCTAACAGCTTCAATTCTGCTAAAGTATTCTTG CCGTCGATAGGAACAATAGGTGCGGGATGTTCGACAGCCCTGTTTTTCCTTGACGAGTCCGAGTTTAAGTACTACTGGTTAGTGGGCCCTGTCCAGTTTATCCTTGGAGGCGTGTATACGGTGTTAGTGATGTTACCGGAGATCAACGTACTACTGGACAAAGGGGTGGTCGAAAAGAAAG GTGAGAGATGGGTCCGTGGTGCCATAGACAGGTGGAACTACAGACATATGTTTAGGACATTCTTAGATGGCGCTACATACTTTCTCTTCCTGTATCTCGCTATGAAATCCTGA
- the LOC138325718 gene encoding all trans-polyprenyl-diphosphate synthase PDSS2-like translates to MHTIISKTVRCAFVQSKPLCRRCQLYRFATWPWSDTSSKPPSWSKAVSDAEKIVGYPTSFMSLRCLLSDEISNVAMLMRKLVGTRHPLLKTARGLVVDGKYNMQTRGLLVLLISKSAGAAQNMFNDLSDPDIVDGIHKSQRTLAEITEMIYTANLIHKGVINLSALTPEDGPAQDMEFGNKMAVLSGDFLLASACTGLAELNNTKVVENISLAIGNLMESEFTELRDKDGKPVLPSTATFDDWLRQTFLASGSLLAKSCQSAIELCNNDEHVLQAAFTFGENMAYAHQMQEDLKPFLNPDDHLHELSLTSAPVIKYLEKETSNHKSLEANNFKKIVALVKESQAVTECEQLCLEYGQKAKAALSVFPESDAHNALVNIVNATSAS, encoded by the exons ATGCATACCATTATCTCCAAAACGGTTCGCTGTGCGTTTGTTCAGTCAAAACCGTTATGTCGAAGATGTCAACTGTACCGGTTCGCAACATGGCCCTGGTCAGACACATCCAGTAAACCACCAAGTTGGAGCAAAGCCGTCTCGGATGCTGAAAAGATCGTGGGATATCCTACGTCGTTCATGAGTCTACGGTGTTTACTTAGTGATGAAATTTCCAATGTTGCAATGCTGATGAGGAAATTAGTTGGGACGAGACATCCTCTTCTGAAAACTGCAAG GGGCCTGGTAGTTGATGGAAAGTACAACATGCAGACCAGAGGGCTCCTTGTGCTTCTTATATCTAAATCAGCTGGGGCTGCTCAGAATATGTTCAACGACTTATCAGATCCAGATATAGTGGATGGCATTCACAAAAG TCAGCGGACCTTAGCAGAGATTACAGAAATGATCTACACTGCAAACCTCATCCATAAAGGTGTTATCAACCTGTCAGCCCTCACCCCAGAAGATGGACCTGCCCAGGATATGGAGTTTGGAAATAAAATGGCCGTTCTCAGTGGAGACTTTCTCTTGGCCAGTGCCTGTACAGGCCTAGCAGAACTAAATAACACAAAG GTTGTTGAAAACATATCCCTGGCCATTGGAAATCTAATGGAGTCTGAGTTCACAGAACTGCGAGATAAAGATGGAAAGCCTGTACTTCCATCTACAGCAACATTCGATGATTGGCTTCGACAGACTTTCCTGGCCTCGGGGAGTTTATTGGCCAAGAGCTGTCAGTCAGCCATTGAACTTTGTAATAATGATGAACATGTCTTACAAGCTGCCTTCACGTTTGGTGAAAACATGGCATATGCTCACCAg ATGCAAGAAGATCTGAAGCCATTCCTCAACCCTGATGACCACCTACATGAGTTATCTCTGACGTCAGCTCCAGTCATAAAGTACCTAGAAAAGGAGACATCCAACCATAAATCATTAGAAGCTAATAATTTCAAAAAG attgTAGCCctggtgaaggaaagccaggCTGTAACAGAATGTGAACAGCTGTGTTTAGAGTATGGACAGAAAGCTAAGGCAGCGTTGAGTGTGTTTCCAGAATCTGACGCTCATAATGCATTGGTGAATATTGTAAATGCTACTTCAGCCTCATGA
- the LOC138325691 gene encoding malonyl-CoA decarboxylase, mitochondrial-like isoform X3, with translation MISYNLGHLKYMPGITITVPQCRSMNGGTDIPTTVHDVESTSRFLESVFNSPDLSVLSSETKCQRFVKHYNDLNQEEKVIFLKVLAQQYSVNQDSVVDAAKGVTAAQGRGEAALLNSEERLRSVLVPRYQQLFQKIGRIEGGVKFLVNMRADILTKAPTIHCEKEFARLKVLQSSIRELLTFWFSVGFLKLQRITWESSCDMVQKISDYEAVHPIRNWADLKRRVGSYRRCFVFTHKSMPKEPVVVLHTALTDDISTSIHSIIRTPSLGNVRQEVDSPPPPNVETDHESHTEDPSKINAAVFYSITSTQKGLQSVDLGNYLIKKAVQELQMEFPNIRKFSSLSPIPGFKDWLIMEINKSLKAESLSESVDPPLLYQSEIEKLREIVEPENANMMTVLKGVLQTHNWVSNAHVCQVLQGPLMRLCARYLYTEKRRGYALNPVANFHLSNGAVLWRINWLGDMSMRGINQSCGMMVNYRYFLDSTEENSRKYLELREITASDDVKDWATLTL, from the exons ATGATTTCTTACAACCTTGGg CATTTGAAATATATGCCAGGAATAACCATTACAGTTCCTCAATGCCGAAGCATGAATGGTGGGACTGACATCCCAACCACTGTACATGATGTTGAAAGCACCTCCCGATTCTTAGAGTCTGTGTTCAATTCCCCTGATCTCAGCGTTTTATCATCAGAG ACTAAGTGCCAGAGGTTTGTGAAACACTATAATGACTTGAACCAAGAAGAGAAAGTGATCTTCCTTAAAGTGTTGGCACAACAGTACAGTGTTAACCAGGATAGTGTTGTTGATGCTGCTAAAGGAGTCACAGCGGCACAG GGAAGAGGGGAAGCAGCCTTACTGAACTCTGAAGAAAGGTTACGCAGTGTTCTAGTACCAAGATACCAACAGCTGTTTCAGAAAATTGGCAGGATCGAGGGTGGAGTCAAATTTCTAGTCAATATGAGGGCGGACATACTG acAAAAGCCCCAACAATCCATTGTGAGAAGGAGTTTGCCAGACTGAAGGTGTTACAGAGTTCTATAAGAGAATTGTTGACCTTCTGGTTCTCCGTGGGATTTCTCAAACTTCAACGAATTACCTGGGAGTCATCTTGTGATATGGTTCAGAAG ATTTCAGATTATGAAGCCGTCCACCCAATAAGGAACTGGGCAGATCTGAAGCGACGTGTGGGGTCATATCGCCGGTGTTTTGTTTTCACACACAAGAGTATGCCCAAGGAACCAGTTGTTGTTCTCCATACAGCTCTCACAGACGATATTTCTACATCAATACAT TCCATCATCCGTACGCCATCTCTAGGCAATGTCAGACAAGAAGTGGACAGTCCTCCACCACCCAATGTGGAGACTGATCATGAGTCTCACACAGAGGATCCTTCTAAAATAAATGCAGCTGTGTTCTATTCCATCACTTCAACACAAAAAG GTTTACAGAGTGTTGATCTTGGCAACTATTTAATCAAAAAGGCAGTTCAGGAACTTCAAATGGAGTTCCCAAACATTCGAAAGTTTTCCAGTCTGTCTCCAATACCTGGGTTCAAGGACTGGCTTATCATGGAGATTAATAAATCTCTGAAGGCTGAGA GTTTGTCTGAAAGTGTAGATCCCCCTTTGTTGTACCAGTCAGAAATCGAAAAGTTACGAGAGATCGTAGAACCAGAGAACGCCAACATGATGACTGTGTTAAAAGGAGTCTTACAAACACACAACTGGGTATCTAATGCACACGTATGTCAGGTGTTACAGGGACCATTGATGCGACTCTGTGCTCGGTATCTTTACACAGAAAAACGACGAGGTTATGCCCTTAATCCTGTAG CTAATTTCCACCTAAGTAATGGTGCCGTGTTATGGAGGATTAACTGGCTCGGTGACATGTCAATGAGAGGCATAAATCAGTCATGTGGTATGATGGTGAACTATCGTTATTTCTTAGATAGCACTGAAGAAAACAGTAGAAAATATCTAGAACTTAGAGAAATAACAGCATCTGATGATGTGAAAGATTGGGCCACTTTAACACTGTGA